A part of Salvelinus alpinus chromosome 23, SLU_Salpinus.1, whole genome shotgun sequence genomic DNA contains:
- the LOC139551077 gene encoding E3 ubiquitin-protein ligase TRIM39-like isoform X2: MASQTDSILRVGGSCGSIGRICNKENNPRTCSSQPFNKPLMCLHKFAQGKKSLKRKVLKLLAQIKGTDKEKEDFTFDESKCIIRELAAELSKISNTSLLTRVNKDGSCQEERQDFILQWAEELEHSSQTQRTPAGKITRHRRSDDLPDQQKPDREQKLREATKALSEWAWRLKDMEQDSVCPSEDVCSVLQDLERQRKRGKLPNMLPVMDFLIWSIIQEQQQGSIVKHWLRNRQKSRSRVTLNRVPDSIWTLILKASVKITLDEKTANPNLLLSADRKRVKMATIVEDVFDPWDGYSPSSHKYDGWWCVLAKEGFTSGRHYWEVRVRGKAEWRIGVVRESAPRNGFANLNTEAGYWNLRLQLGELMALSAPVIKLNQSPPSRLGVFLDIEGGQVSFYDAEERCHIYTFNVNFDNSGRIYPVFGTIETDKELVIL; encoded by the exons ATGGCTTCACAGACAGATT CGATACTGAGAGTTGGTGGCAGTTGTGGCAGCATTGGAAGAATTTGCAATAAAGAGAACAATCCCAGAACCTGTTCTTCACAACCTTTCAACAAGCCATTAATGTGCTTACACAAG TTCGCACAGGGGAAGAAAAGCCTCAAGCGTAAAGTACTTAAGTTGTTGGCACAAATAAAG GGAACGGACAAGGAGAAAGAAGATTTCACCTTTGATGAGTCTAAATGTATCATCAGAGAGCTTGCTGCTGAACTGAGCAAG ATCAGCAACACCTCCCTTCTGACCAGAGTGAATAAGGATGGATCTTGTCAAGAGGAGCGTCAAGACTTTATACTGCAGTGGGCTGAGGAACTGGAACACTCATCGCAGACACAACGG ACACCAGCAGGGAAAATCACAAGACACAGGAGAAGTGACGATCTTCCTGATCAACAGAAACCAGACAGGGAACAGAAACTGAGGGAAGCCACGAAAGCCCTGTCTGAGTGGGCCTGGAGACTCAAGGATATGGAACAG GACTCAGTGTGTCCGAGTGAGGATGTGTGTTCAGTACTGCAGGACCTggaaagacagaggaagagggggaagctTCCCAACATGCTCCCTGTCATGGACTTCCTCATCTGGAGCATAATACAGGAACAGCAGCAG GGTTCCATTGTAAAGCATTGGCTCAGAAATAGACAAAAGTCCAGAAGTCGAG TGACTCTGAATCGCGTTCCTGACTCAA tttGGACCTTGATTTTGAAAGCATCAG TTAAGATCACTCTGGATGAGAAAACAGCCAACCCAAATCTCCTACTGTCCGCTGACAGGAAAAGAGTGAAAATGGCCACCATCGTTGAGGATGTTTTCGATCCCTGGGATGGATACAGCCCTAGTTCCCACAAGTATGATGGCTGGTGGTGTGTGCTTGCAAAGGAGGGCTTTACATCTGGGAGACATTACTGGGAGGTGAGAGTCAGGGGCAAGGCAGAGTGGAGGATAGGTGTGGTTAGAGAGTCAGCACCAAGGAATGGCTTTGCAAATCTGAACACAGAAGCTGGTTACTGGAACTTGCGTCTGCAGCTTGGGGAGCTCATGGCTCTAAGTGCACCAGTCATTAAACTGAACCAGTCTCCACCCTCTAGGTTAGGGGTGTTCCTAGACATAGAGGGGGGACAGGTATCCTTCTATGATGCAGAGGAAAGATGCCACATTTACACTTTTAATGTCAATTTTGATAACTCTGGAAGGATTTACCCTGTGTTTGGAACCATTGAGACAGACAAAGAGCTGGTTATTCTGTAG
- the LOC139551077 gene encoding E3 ubiquitin-protein ligase TRIM39-like isoform X1: protein MASQTDSILRVGGSCGSIGRICNKENNPRTCSSQPFNKPLMCLHKFAQGKKSLKRKVLKLLAQIKGTDKEKEDFTFDESKCIIRELAAELSKVIQISNTSLLTRVNKDGSCQEERQDFILQWAEELEHSSQTQRTPAGKITRHRRSDDLPDQQKPDREQKLREATKALSEWAWRLKDMEQDSVCPSEDVCSVLQDLERQRKRGKLPNMLPVMDFLIWSIIQEQQQGSIVKHWLRNRQKSRSRVTLNRVPDSIWTLILKASVKITLDEKTANPNLLLSADRKRVKMATIVEDVFDPWDGYSPSSHKYDGWWCVLAKEGFTSGRHYWEVRVRGKAEWRIGVVRESAPRNGFANLNTEAGYWNLRLQLGELMALSAPVIKLNQSPPSRLGVFLDIEGGQVSFYDAEERCHIYTFNVNFDNSGRIYPVFGTIETDKELVIL, encoded by the exons ATGGCTTCACAGACAGATT CGATACTGAGAGTTGGTGGCAGTTGTGGCAGCATTGGAAGAATTTGCAATAAAGAGAACAATCCCAGAACCTGTTCTTCACAACCTTTCAACAAGCCATTAATGTGCTTACACAAG TTCGCACAGGGGAAGAAAAGCCTCAAGCGTAAAGTACTTAAGTTGTTGGCACAAATAAAG GGAACGGACAAGGAGAAAGAAGATTTCACCTTTGATGAGTCTAAATGTATCATCAGAGAGCTTGCTGCTGAACTGAGCAAGGTAATTCAG ATCAGCAACACCTCCCTTCTGACCAGAGTGAATAAGGATGGATCTTGTCAAGAGGAGCGTCAAGACTTTATACTGCAGTGGGCTGAGGAACTGGAACACTCATCGCAGACACAACGG ACACCAGCAGGGAAAATCACAAGACACAGGAGAAGTGACGATCTTCCTGATCAACAGAAACCAGACAGGGAACAGAAACTGAGGGAAGCCACGAAAGCCCTGTCTGAGTGGGCCTGGAGACTCAAGGATATGGAACAG GACTCAGTGTGTCCGAGTGAGGATGTGTGTTCAGTACTGCAGGACCTggaaagacagaggaagagggggaagctTCCCAACATGCTCCCTGTCATGGACTTCCTCATCTGGAGCATAATACAGGAACAGCAGCAG GGTTCCATTGTAAAGCATTGGCTCAGAAATAGACAAAAGTCCAGAAGTCGAG TGACTCTGAATCGCGTTCCTGACTCAA tttGGACCTTGATTTTGAAAGCATCAG TTAAGATCACTCTGGATGAGAAAACAGCCAACCCAAATCTCCTACTGTCCGCTGACAGGAAAAGAGTGAAAATGGCCACCATCGTTGAGGATGTTTTCGATCCCTGGGATGGATACAGCCCTAGTTCCCACAAGTATGATGGCTGGTGGTGTGTGCTTGCAAAGGAGGGCTTTACATCTGGGAGACATTACTGGGAGGTGAGAGTCAGGGGCAAGGCAGAGTGGAGGATAGGTGTGGTTAGAGAGTCAGCACCAAGGAATGGCTTTGCAAATCTGAACACAGAAGCTGGTTACTGGAACTTGCGTCTGCAGCTTGGGGAGCTCATGGCTCTAAGTGCACCAGTCATTAAACTGAACCAGTCTCCACCCTCTAGGTTAGGGGTGTTCCTAGACATAGAGGGGGGACAGGTATCCTTCTATGATGCAGAGGAAAGATGCCACATTTACACTTTTAATGTCAATTTTGATAACTCTGGAAGGATTTACCCTGTGTTTGGAACCATTGAGACAGACAAAGAGCTGGTTATTCTGTAG